The proteins below are encoded in one region of bacterium:
- a CDS encoding vitamin B12-dependent ribonucleotide reductase, with protein MPGGGGAEAAPMAAPVRAGVTIARRFVRPGVDPYDEIEWDFRSAMIQGEGGETVFEQRDVEVPRGWSQLATNVVVSKYFRGALGTPQRERSVRQLIGRVVETISEWGDEQAYFATPDDRRAFRDELTHLLLQQKVAFNSPVWFNVGIEPKPQCSACFILSVDDRMESILDWYRKEGIIFKGGSGSGVNLSRLRSSKERLAGGGTASGPVSFMRAADASAGVIKSGGKTRRAAKMVVLDAQHPDVMEFIGCKAEEEKKAWALINAGYDSSLDGPAYGSVFFQNANNSVRVTDEFMRAALEGRTWNTRFVTSGEVCEQMSARDLLRRIAEATHQCGDPGMQFDTTINDWHTCPNTGRINASNPCSEYMHLDDSACNLASLNLMRFVDEQGVFDVAGFRHAVDVVITAQDIVVDKSSYPTPEITRNAQDYRELGLGYANLGALLMSLGLAYDSDAGREYAGAVTAIMCGEAYLQSARIAAAKGAYAGYARNRDPQLHVIEKHRSHAHRLNPTLVPLELLAAARESWDQAATVARDAGVRNSQVTVLAPTGTIAFMMDCDTTGVEPDIALVKYKKLVGGGVLKIVNTTVPRALKRLGYDSREVQQIVEYIDEQETIEGAPSLREDDLPVFDCAFKPARGVRSIHPLGHVRMMAAVQPFISGAISKTINVPEQATVEDIEQAYIESWKLGLKAVAIYRDGCKKTQPLNTARPVSDKAAVEVAPPKPTRRRLPAERSAVCHKFDIAGHEGYVHVGFHEDGTPGELFIKMAKEGSTVSGLMDSIGVLTSMALQYGVPLEVLVSKFSHVRFEPSGFTKNPDIPMAKSLIDYVFRYLGSRFLPGEERASIGLVEREEPAPAPRALPPRAQLTEAPVSAVATASVHAPIGFAAGGTAQAPITFSPQADAPSCPDCGSLMVRNGACYKCFNCGATSGCS; from the coding sequence ATGCCCGGCGGAGGCGGGGCGGAGGCGGCGCCGATGGCAGCGCCCGTGCGCGCCGGCGTCACGATCGCGCGACGGTTCGTCCGCCCGGGCGTCGATCCGTACGACGAGATCGAGTGGGACTTCCGCTCGGCGATGATCCAGGGCGAGGGTGGGGAGACCGTCTTCGAGCAGCGCGACGTCGAGGTGCCGCGGGGCTGGTCGCAGCTCGCCACCAACGTCGTCGTGTCGAAGTACTTCCGTGGCGCGCTCGGCACGCCGCAGCGCGAGCGCAGCGTGCGCCAGCTGATCGGCCGTGTCGTCGAGACGATCAGCGAGTGGGGCGACGAGCAGGCCTACTTCGCGACGCCCGACGACCGGCGTGCCTTCCGCGACGAGCTGACGCACCTGCTGCTCCAGCAGAAGGTCGCGTTCAACAGCCCGGTCTGGTTCAACGTCGGCATCGAGCCGAAGCCGCAGTGCTCGGCGTGCTTCATCCTCTCGGTCGACGACCGCATGGAGTCGATCCTCGATTGGTACCGCAAGGAAGGCATCATCTTCAAAGGCGGGTCGGGCTCGGGCGTGAACCTCTCGCGGCTGCGCTCCTCGAAGGAGCGGCTCGCGGGCGGCGGCACGGCGTCGGGACCGGTGTCGTTCATGCGTGCGGCCGACGCGTCGGCGGGCGTCATCAAGTCGGGCGGCAAGACGCGGCGTGCGGCCAAGATGGTCGTGCTCGACGCGCAGCATCCCGACGTCATGGAGTTCATCGGCTGCAAGGCCGAGGAGGAGAAGAAGGCCTGGGCGCTGATCAACGCCGGCTACGACTCCTCGCTCGACGGGCCGGCGTACGGCTCCGTCTTCTTCCAGAACGCCAACAACTCGGTGCGTGTGACGGACGAGTTCATGCGGGCGGCGCTCGAGGGCCGCACCTGGAACACGCGCTTCGTCACCAGCGGCGAGGTCTGCGAGCAGATGTCGGCGCGCGACCTGCTGCGCCGCATCGCCGAGGCCACCCACCAGTGCGGCGATCCGGGGATGCAGTTCGATACGACGATCAACGACTGGCACACCTGTCCGAACACCGGCCGCATCAACGCGTCGAACCCGTGCTCCGAGTACATGCACCTCGACGACAGCGCCTGTAATCTCGCCAGCCTTAACCTGATGCGCTTCGTCGACGAGCAGGGCGTGTTCGACGTCGCCGGCTTCCGGCACGCGGTGGACGTCGTCATCACGGCGCAGGACATCGTCGTCGACAAGTCGAGCTACCCGACCCCCGAGATCACGCGCAACGCGCAGGACTACCGCGAGCTCGGCCTCGGCTACGCCAACCTCGGGGCGCTGCTCATGTCGCTCGGCCTGGCCTACGACTCCGACGCCGGCCGCGAATACGCCGGCGCGGTGACCGCGATCATGTGCGGCGAGGCCTACCTCCAGTCGGCGCGCATCGCGGCGGCGAAGGGCGCGTACGCGGGCTACGCGCGCAACCGCGATCCGCAGCTGCACGTGATCGAGAAGCATCGCAGCCATGCGCACCGGCTGAACCCCACGCTGGTGCCGCTCGAGCTGCTGGCGGCGGCGCGCGAGTCCTGGGACCAGGCGGCGACGGTGGCCCGCGACGCCGGCGTCCGCAACTCGCAGGTCACGGTGCTCGCGCCCACCGGGACGATCGCCTTCATGATGGATTGCGACACGACGGGCGTCGAGCCCGACATCGCGCTCGTCAAGTACAAGAAGCTCGTCGGCGGCGGGGTCCTGAAGATCGTCAACACCACCGTGCCGCGCGCGCTCAAGCGTCTCGGCTACGACTCGCGCGAGGTGCAGCAGATCGTCGAGTACATCGACGAGCAGGAGACCATCGAGGGCGCGCCGTCGCTGCGCGAGGACGACCTGCCGGTGTTCGACTGCGCCTTCAAGCCCGCACGCGGGGTGCGCAGCATCCATCCGCTGGGCCACGTGCGCATGATGGCCGCGGTACAGCCGTTCATCTCCGGCGCCATCTCGAAGACGATCAACGTTCCCGAGCAGGCCACCGTCGAGGACATCGAGCAGGCCTACATCGAGTCCTGGAAGCTGGGGCTGAAGGCGGTGGCGATCTATCGCGACGGCTGCAAGAAGACCCAGCCCCTCAACACCGCCAGGCCGGTGTCCGACAAGGCCGCGGTCGAGGTGGCGCCGCCGAAGCCGACGCGGCGGCGACTCCCCGCCGAGCGCTCGGCCGTCTGCCACAAGTTCGACATCGCCGGCCACGAGGGCTACGTGCACGTCGGCTTCCACGAGGACGGCACGCCGGGCGAGCTGTTCATCAAGATGGCCAAGGAGGGCAGCACGGTCTCCGGCCTGATGGACTCGATCGGGGTGCTCACCTCGATGGCGCTCCAGTACGGGGTGCCGCTCGAGGTGCTGGTCTCGAAGTTCAGCCACGTGCGCTTCGAGCCGTCGGGGTTCACCAAGAACCCGGACATCCCGATGGCGAAGTCGCTCATCGACTACGTCTTCCGCTACCTCGGGTCGCGCTTCCTTCCGGGCGAGGAGCGGGCGAGCATCGGTCTCGTGGAGCGTGAGGAGCCGGCGCCGGCGCCGCGGGCGCTGCCGCCGCGGGCCCAGCTGACCGAGGCTCCGGTTTCCGCCGTGGCCACTGCGAGCGTGCATGCCCCGATCGGCTTTGCGGCCGGCGGTACGGCGCAGGCCCCGATCACGTTCAGCCCGCAGGCCGATGCGCCGAGCTGCCCCGATTGCGGGTCGCTCATGGTGCGCAACGGCGCCTGCTACAAGTGCTTCAACTGCGGCGCGACGAGCGGCTGCTCGTGA
- a CDS encoding DUF721 domain-containing protein codes for MPHSFVRLSEALRAALGRLPATVGLVHYPLWTEWDRVVGPQIARHARPLRLRRGLLVVEVDGSEWMQELRYLKRELRDRLNATVTGAPVRDLFFVLAGSRDAR; via the coding sequence GTGCCCCACAGCTTCGTCCGGCTCTCCGAGGCGCTGCGCGCCGCGCTCGGCCGCCTGCCGGCGACGGTCGGCCTGGTGCACTATCCGCTGTGGACCGAGTGGGATCGCGTCGTCGGTCCGCAGATCGCGCGCCACGCGCGCCCGCTGCGGTTGCGGCGCGGCCTGCTCGTCGTCGAGGTCGACGGGTCGGAGTGGATGCAGGAGCTGCGGTATCTGAAACGCGAGCTGCGCGACCGACTGAACGCGACCGTCACGGGCGCGCCGGTGCGCGACCTCTTCTTCGTGCTCGCCGGATCGCGCGACGCCCGCTGA
- a CDS encoding CoA pyrophosphatase produces the protein MSPVLLPALARALHDRSRVVLSPPGKTAAAVLVPLLRVEGTLHLLYTRRSTSLPTHQGQVAFPGGRRHLDDPDLATTALREAHEEIGLRPADVELLGALDDIETMGSRFVITPYVGIAPHPYAWQPSPHEVDTIFTVPLAALTAPDAEREETWDFEGQRVPIRSFPFEGQVIWGATHRITRNLLDVLETLP, from the coding sequence ATGTCGCCGGTGCTGCTCCCCGCGCTCGCGCGCGCGCTCCACGATCGCTCGCGCGTCGTCCTGTCGCCGCCCGGCAAGACGGCCGCGGCCGTTCTCGTCCCCCTGCTACGGGTCGAGGGGACGCTGCACCTGCTCTACACGCGTCGCTCCACCTCGCTGCCGACGCACCAGGGACAGGTCGCCTTCCCGGGCGGCCGCCGTCACCTCGACGATCCCGACCTCGCCACCACGGCGCTGCGCGAGGCGCACGAGGAGATCGGCCTGCGGCCGGCCGACGTCGAGCTGCTCGGCGCGCTCGACGACATCGAGACCATGGGCTCGCGCTTCGTCATCACACCGTACGTCGGCATCGCGCCGCATCCGTATGCCTGGCAGCCCAGCCCGCACGAGGTCGACACGATCTTCACGGTCCCGCTCGCGGCCCTCACCGCCCCCGACGCCGAGCGGGAGGAGACGTGGGACTTCGAGGGCCAGCGGGTGCCGATCCGCAGCTTTCCCTTCGAGGGGCAGGTGATCTGGGGTGCCACACACCGCATCACCCGCAACCTCCTCGACGTGCTGGAGACCCTTCCCTGA
- a CDS encoding M23 family metallopeptidase: MRALFLALVALGLATLLFTRAEPLGPKAVFDALPTAIGRTAPVRMTASDRGSGLARVELRLVPQNGAAPVVLAEQDFPRLSWIGSGVHEATLEATLDQATLPEGPATLEAWAWDHSWLSVLRSGPRTSQPVTVDLTPPTVAVLTSQHRVRLGGSESVVFRVSDDTVESGVRVGELFFPATSGLFADPTLRAALFAVPWNQPGAKPQVVAKDAAGNWGEVGFDVTVQPRTFATKPFALSQDFLAAKVPELLAANGLDQSGTLVDGYLRINRDLRKATEVRVQEITRESADTPLWEGAFMRLPNGAPLSGFADQRIYSFDGTEIDRQTHLGYDLASLKRAVVPAANGGRVVFAGPLGIYGDTVILDHGLGLFSLYGHLSEIGVREGVTVAKGDAIGRTGVTGLAGGDHLHYSNMIHGTHVDPVEWWDGHWIHDHVGARLAAHPRAPQTPAALAGAAAADTPAPARRRPRRRGPQDAAERRRHARTPRARHEPSRTPPWRSRRSSPVPTAKLPPQPWASSARRRRGGGAIACEASAAKPARKGDPARALPRAQRGVAVPEPAPAPVAAAPPARSDLEGWVSAVDGRGDRLVWLVRTLPDGTTLLVDAAINEPDGLREVHLAPIARKQLRALRERIQKEADVRLVPADARALDALLVEAQARAGTTERGRDYTRIRARLTSEPPAEAAELRSSLASPPSDDERPALLREAPALLALPELRTWWPTPEAAAPFLAAIAGQRDSPIVLAPVQQEERLRSVLADAARALFPAAPTARRLEATAYVLAETGRVPAARQTLACAQALRAQPDAPDDVPLLAALVHQSIGAMLAMAQTQAQDERRDALVLTPQELRARSSSRPGPPRG, translated from the coding sequence ATGCGTGCGCTCTTCCTCGCTCTCGTGGCGCTCGGCCTCGCGACGCTGCTGTTCACGCGGGCCGAGCCGCTCGGCCCCAAGGCCGTCTTCGACGCGCTCCCCACCGCGATCGGCCGCACCGCGCCGGTGCGGATGACGGCCAGCGATCGCGGCAGCGGCCTCGCCCGCGTCGAGCTGCGGCTCGTGCCGCAGAACGGCGCGGCTCCGGTCGTGCTCGCCGAGCAGGACTTCCCGCGTCTCTCGTGGATCGGCAGCGGCGTCCACGAGGCCACGCTCGAGGCGACGCTCGACCAGGCGACGCTCCCCGAAGGCCCTGCGACGCTGGAGGCCTGGGCGTGGGACCACTCCTGGCTCTCGGTGCTGCGCAGCGGGCCGCGCACCAGCCAGCCGGTCACCGTCGACCTGACGCCGCCCACGGTGGCGGTGCTGACGAGCCAGCATCGCGTGCGTCTCGGCGGCAGCGAGAGCGTCGTCTTCCGCGTCAGCGACGACACGGTCGAGAGCGGCGTGCGCGTCGGCGAGCTGTTCTTCCCGGCGACGTCGGGTCTCTTCGCCGATCCGACGCTGCGCGCGGCGCTGTTCGCCGTCCCCTGGAACCAGCCCGGCGCCAAGCCGCAGGTCGTGGCGAAGGACGCGGCCGGCAACTGGGGCGAGGTCGGGTTCGACGTCACCGTCCAGCCGCGCACCTTCGCGACCAAGCCGTTCGCGCTGAGCCAGGATTTCCTCGCGGCGAAGGTGCCCGAGCTGCTCGCTGCCAACGGACTCGATCAGAGCGGCACGCTCGTCGACGGCTATCTGCGCATCAACCGCGATCTGCGCAAGGCGACCGAGGTACGCGTCCAGGAGATCACCCGCGAGAGCGCGGACACGCCGCTCTGGGAGGGTGCGTTCATGCGCCTGCCGAACGGCGCGCCGCTGTCCGGCTTCGCCGACCAACGCATCTATTCGTTCGACGGCACCGAGATCGATCGCCAGACGCATCTCGGCTACGACCTCGCGTCCCTCAAGCGCGCGGTCGTGCCGGCGGCGAACGGCGGACGCGTCGTGTTCGCGGGACCGCTCGGCATCTACGGCGATACCGTCATCCTCGACCACGGGCTCGGCCTGTTCTCGCTCTACGGCCACCTGAGCGAGATCGGCGTGCGGGAAGGCGTCACGGTCGCGAAAGGCGACGCCATCGGACGCACCGGCGTCACCGGCCTCGCCGGCGGCGACCACCTCCACTACAGCAACATGATCCACGGCACGCACGTCGATCCGGTGGAATGGTGGGACGGTCACTGGATCCACGACCACGTCGGCGCACGCCTCGCCGCACATCCGCGCGCCCCGCAGACACCTGCCGCCCTCGCCGGGGCGGCCGCGGCCGACACGCCGGCCCCGGCGCGCCGGCGGCCGAGACGGAGGGGCCCTCAGGATGCCGCGGAGCGCCGCCGCCACGCCCGCACGCCTCGGGCTCGACACGAGCCGTCTCGGACACCGCCGTGGCGGTCGCGGCGTAGCTCGCCGGTGCCGACGGCGAAGCTGCCGCCGCAGCCCTGGGCGAGCTCGGCGCGCCGCCGACGCGGCGGCGGCGCTATCGCATGCGAGGCGTCGGCCGCGAAGCCGGCCCGCAAAGGCGATCCGGCGCGCGCCCTGCCTCGCGCGCAGCGGGGCGTCGCCGTGCCGGAGCCTGCGCCCGCCCCCGTCGCCGCCGCGCCGCCGGCGCGCAGCGACCTCGAAGGCTGGGTGTCGGCGGTCGACGGCCGCGGCGACCGCCTCGTCTGGCTGGTGCGCACGCTCCCCGACGGCACGACGCTCCTCGTCGATGCCGCCATCAACGAGCCCGACGGGCTGCGCGAGGTCCACCTCGCACCGATCGCGCGCAAGCAGCTGCGCGCGCTGCGCGAGCGCATCCAGAAGGAGGCCGACGTCCGCCTCGTGCCGGCCGACGCGCGCGCCCTCGACGCGCTTTTGGTCGAGGCCCAGGCGCGCGCGGGCACGACGGAACGCGGGCGCGACTACACCCGCATCCGCGCCCGGCTCACGAGCGAGCCGCCGGCCGAGGCCGCGGAGCTGCGCTCGTCGCTGGCGTCGCCGCCGAGCGACGACGAGCGCCCCGCCCTGCTGCGCGAGGCGCCCGCGCTGCTCGCGCTGCCCGAGCTCCGCACCTGGTGGCCGACGCCCGAGGCCGCGGCGCCGTTCCTCGCCGCGATCGCAGGCCAACGCGACAGCCCCATCGTGCTCGCCCCCGTGCAGCAGGAGGAGCGCCTGCGCAGCGTCCTCGCCGACGCCGCGCGCGCCCTCTTCCCGGCCGCACCGACCGCGCGCCGGCTCGAGGCGACCGCCTACGTCCTGGCCGAGACCGGCCGGGTTCCGGCCGCCCGACAGACGCTCGCCTGCGCGCAGGCGCTGCGCGCCCAGCCCGACGCGCCCGACGACGTACCGCTCCTCGCCGCCTTGGTGCACCAGAGCATCGGCGCCATGCTCGCCATGGCGCAGACGCAGGCGCAGGACGAGCGACGCGACGCGCTCGTGCTGACGCCGCAGGAGCTCAGAGCTCGATCGTCATCCCGTCCCGGGCCACCTCGAGGGTGA
- a CDS encoding MBL fold metallo-hydrolase, whose translation MVRVTVLGSGDAFGSGGRFHSAYLVETPGATFLLDCGPSILQALKRARVAPDRLDFVLLTHFHGDHFAGVPFLFMDYRYESRRTRPFTVFGPPQVERRVRALFSALYEKTADEPSPFPVAYRELATEVAVEVAGVRVTPLPVPHVCELVSFAYRIEAAGRTLVYSGDTAWTDDLVRYTHGADLFVCECSTWETKLDIHVSYPEVATHAPKLGCKRLLLTHLGSEPLARLDEITLEVARDGMTIEL comes from the coding sequence GTGGTGCGCGTGACCGTGCTGGGCTCCGGGGACGCCTTCGGCTCCGGCGGGCGCTTCCACAGCGCGTATCTCGTCGAGACCCCGGGCGCGACCTTCCTGCTCGACTGCGGTCCGTCGATATTGCAGGCGCTCAAGCGCGCGCGGGTCGCGCCGGACCGTCTCGACTTCGTTCTCCTGACGCACTTCCACGGCGACCACTTCGCCGGGGTGCCCTTCCTGTTCATGGATTACCGCTACGAGAGCCGCCGCACGCGGCCCTTCACCGTGTTCGGTCCGCCCCAGGTCGAGCGGCGCGTGCGCGCGCTCTTCTCCGCGCTGTACGAGAAGACCGCCGACGAGCCGTCACCGTTCCCGGTCGCGTATCGCGAGCTGGCCACCGAGGTCGCCGTCGAGGTCGCGGGCGTGCGCGTGACGCCGCTGCCGGTGCCGCACGTCTGCGAGCTGGTTTCGTTCGCCTACCGCATCGAGGCCGCGGGGCGGACCCTCGTCTACAGCGGCGACACGGCATGGACGGACGATCTCGTCAGGTACACGCATGGCGCCGACCTCTTCGTCTGCGAGTGCTCCACCTGGGAGACCAAGCTCGACATCCACGTCTCGTATCCGGAGGTGGCGACGCACGCGCCGAAGCTCGGCTGCAAGCGGCTGCTGCTCACCCATCTCGGCAGCGAGCCGCTCGCCCGTCTCGACGAGATCACCCTCGAGGTGGCCCGGGACGGGATGACGATCGAGCTCTGA